One stretch of Elusimicrobiota bacterium DNA includes these proteins:
- a CDS encoding ThiF family adenylyltransferase translates to MVWSDHYQKQVNRNMGLLTEKDQEILRKACVAVCGLGGLGGVVVENLARLGVESFVLVDHGTFEPTNSNRQIYSFTDTNGRLKTEVTEEFLRRINPAIRTRKYLTMTDQNIGEVLEGVDAVALSIDDIRAIVTLSRAARAKKIPLIEGWAVAYGNVRVFTADTPTLEEVYALPTIGRAVASISDQESRELILHSLRQLQGVEGLAEYYPPPTVERLMQKGEGTTLAPMVWLTCVLMANEIFKVLTGWGSLALAPNFRFYDPMEGRIPGAVKK, encoded by the coding sequence ATGGTCTGGTCCGATCACTATCAAAAACAAGTCAATCGCAACATGGGTTTGCTGACGGAAAAAGACCAGGAAATCCTCCGCAAAGCTTGCGTGGCCGTCTGCGGGCTCGGCGGTCTGGGCGGTGTCGTCGTCGAAAATCTGGCCAGGCTGGGGGTCGAATCCTTTGTTCTGGTGGACCACGGGACCTTTGAACCCACCAATTCCAACCGCCAGATCTATTCGTTCACGGACACCAACGGTCGGCTGAAAACAGAGGTAACCGAGGAGTTCCTCCGCCGAATCAACCCCGCCATCCGCACGCGCAAATACCTCACAATGACCGACCAAAACATCGGCGAGGTTCTGGAAGGCGTCGACGCCGTCGCTCTCAGCATCGACGACATTCGCGCCATCGTGACCCTTAGCCGGGCGGCCCGGGCCAAAAAGATCCCGCTGATCGAGGGATGGGCCGTGGCGTACGGGAACGTCCGCGTTTTCACGGCCGACACGCCCACTCTGGAGGAAGTCTACGCTTTGCCGACCATCGGCCGGGCCGTGGCGAGCATTTCCGACCAGGAGAGCCGTGAATTGATTCTCCATTCCCTCCGGCAATTGCAGGGGGTCGAAGGCCTGGCCGAATACTATCCCCCGCCCACCGTCGAACGCCTCATGCAAAAAGGGGAAGGCACGACGCTCGCGCCCATGGTCTGGCTGACGTGCGTTCTTATGGCCAACGAAATCTTTAAAGTTTTAACCGGCTGGGGCTCCTTGGCGCTGGCGCCGAACTTCCGGTTCTACGACCCGATGGAGGGGCGGATTCCCGGCGCCGTTAAGAAATAG